A region from the Coffea eugenioides isolate CCC68of chromosome 9, Ceug_1.0, whole genome shotgun sequence genome encodes:
- the LOC113781973 gene encoding putative disease resistance protein RGA4, with the protein MADSFLFDIAHTILGKLGSLALQQFSMVFCVKNDLDKLQKTLLTIKDVLLDAEEQQAKNDELANWVEELKEVLYDADDFLDEIEVNGLRRQLLFRNIKGKVSGFFSSFNPVISRLKMAYKIKDIRARLDSIAADKAKFPLSVKVVNGSDWQRTRDPTCSWIQPSDVIGRNHEKDVMVRHLMQNNSNEENLSVISVVGIGGLGKTTLAKLVYNDEMIIKHFQLRIWLSVSQAFDRSKLAASIVSCATNKPCNESLTFNEVITCLQDSLRGKRFLLILDDVWNEDRPKWLEFRSWLCGGGGGSKVIVTTRNEYVAFVMESTYTHKLNSLPDNDCLSLFVKWAFRDGQEKHHPNLVKIGEDIVKKCKGVPLAIRTLGCMLFMKTNERDWLSVRDNEIWLLEQKEDDILPALRLSYNHLPCYLKQCFAYCSMFPKGQDIASIMLIQLWMAQGLIQSCSENEELEDMGTRYVKELCSRSLLEEVEAYGSFITFKMHDLVHDLAVSVAQNERSVPNKKFGNSTEKMRHISLHNYSSIKNKLPVLKLKKIRTLFLPHAGSEKESTVAIGGVISRFKYLRVFDLSHSRLEEVPLSIGDLKHLRYLDLSGNDNIKSLPTTICRLQNLQTLRLVLCTQLLNIPRGIKYLISLRHLYITTRETSFLQKGIGCLTTLQSLSILRCENLTSLFEGAEKLINLRTLVIGDCPRLTSLPGGMKFLTALENLMIINCEELNFSDWQDFQGFTSLRSLMIGGLPRLSDLPQFACTNSNKLEFVRISTCPGIVDLRTWLENASSLRKLEIIGCPKLTSLPDILSCLSGLMVLKIDKCPELSRRCEKELGEDWSKISHVQEIYLNGVKL; encoded by the coding sequence ATGGcagattcttttcttttcgatATTGCACATACAATTCTTGGGAAACTGGGCTCCCTTGCTCTGCAGCAATTTTCCATGGTTTTTTGTGTAAAAAATGATCTGGATAAGCTTCAAAAGACTCTACTTACCATCAAGGATGTTCTTCTTGATGCCGAAGAGCAACAAGCCAAAAACGATGAACTAGCCAATTGGGTTGAAGAGCTCAAGGAAGTACTATATGATGCAGATGACTTTCTTGACGAAATTGAGGTAAATGGTCTAAGGAGACAGCTACTTTTCAGAAACATTAAAGGGAAGGTCAGTGGCTTCTTTTCATCTTTCAATCCAGTTATTTCAAGGTTGAAAATGGCTTACAAGATCAAAGATATAAGAGCAAGATTAGACAGCATTGCAGCTGATAAGGCAAAGTTTCCCCTATCTGTCAAGGTTGTTAATGGCTCTGACTGGCAAAGAACTAGGGATCCCACTTGTTCTTGGATCCAACCTTCTGATGTTATAGGAAGAAATCATGAAAAAGATGTGATGGTCCGTCATCTTATGCAGAATAATAGTAACGAGGAGAATCTCTCTGTCATTTCAGTTGTTGGTATTGGCGGTTTGGGGAAAACTACACTTGCTAAATTGGTGTACAATGATGAGATGATAATTAAACATTTCCAATTGAGAATTTGGCTCTCTGTTTCCCAAGCTTTTGATCGTAGCAAATTAGCTGCTAGTATTGTCAGTTGTGCAACTAATAAACCTTGTAACGAGTCACTTACTTTTAACGAAGTGATAACTTGCCTTCAAGATTCTTTGAGGGGAAAACGGTTTCTACTCATCTTGGATGATGTGTGGAATGAAGATAGGCCTAAGTGGCTCGAATTCAGAAGCTGGTTATGTGGTGGTGGAGGGGGAAGTAAGGTCATTGTGACTACTCGGAATGAATATGTTGCTTTTGTCATGGAGTCTACCTACACTCACAAATTAAACAGTCTTCCAGATAATGATTGTCTGTCATTGTTTGTGAAATGGGCATTTAGAGATGGGCAAGAAAAACATCACCCTAACCTTGTAAAAATTGGGGAAGATATTGTAAAGAAATGCAAAGGAGTTCCCCTAGCGATAAGGACTTTAGGGTGCATGCTATTCATGAAAACAAATGAACGTGATTGGCTGTCAGTGAGAGATAATGAAATATGGCTATTAGAACAAAAGGAAGATGATATCTTGCCTGCATTAAGACTGAGTTACAACCATCTGCCTTGTTACTTGAAACAGTGTTTTGCCTACTGCTCCATGTTCCCAAAAGGGCAAGACATTGCAAGCATCATGTTGATTCAGCTGTGGATGGCCCAAGGGCTAATACAGTCATGCAGTGAAAATGAAGAGCTGGAAGATATGGGCACTCGATATGTCAAAGAATTGTGCTCGAGATCATTGCTGGAAGAGGTTGAAGCATATGGATCATTCATAACGTTTAAAATGCATGACTTAGTGCATGATCTTGCAGTGTCAGTTGCTCAAAATGAGCGCTCAGTCCCAAACAAGAAGTTTGGAAATTCAACAGAAAAGATGCGTCACATATCACTCCATAATTATAgttcaataaaaaataaacttcCTGTGCTCAAACTGAAGAAAATACGAACTTTATTCCTTCCGCATGCAGGGTCAGAAAAGGAGAGTACAGTTGCAATTGGTGGTGTCATTTCAAGATTCAAGTACTTGAGGGTATTCGATTTGAGCCATTCACGTCTTGAGGAGGTACCATTGTCAATTGGTGACCTGAAACACTTAAGGTACCTTGATCTTAGTGGCAACGACAACATCAAATCACTGCCCACAACCATCTGTAGGCTGCAGAATTTGCAGACTCTACGCCTTGTTCTGTGCACGCAGCTTCTGAATATACCAAGGGGTATAAAGTATCTAATAAGCCTGAGACACCTCTACATAACTACTAGAGAAACAAGCTTTCTCCAGAAAGGCATCGGATGCTTGACCACTCTTCAGTCTCTATCGATTCTTAGATGCGAAAATCTCACATCACTGTTTGAAGGAGCTGAAAAGCTGATTAACCTCAGGACCTTGGTGATTGGAGATTGTCCAAGGTTGACCTCTTTACCAGGGGGTATGAAATTTTTGACAGCTTTGGAGAACCTCATGATCATCAACTGTGAAGAGCTTAACTTCTCAGATTGGCAAGATTTTCAAGGATTTACAAGTCTTCGATCATTGATGATTGGAGGATTGCCACGTTTGAGTGATCTACCCCAATTTGCTTGCACTAACAGTAACAAACTAGAATTTGTACGTATCTCAACCTGCCCTGGCATTGTGGATCTTCGTACTTGGCTGGAAAATGCCAGCTCGCTTAGGAAGCTTGAGATTATAGGATGCCCTAAATTGACATCTTTGCCAGATATCTTGAGTTGCCTCAGTGGATTGATGGTGTTGAAAATTGACAAATGCCCTGAATTGAGCAGAAGGTGTGAGAAAGAATTAGGAGAGGACTGGTCTAAGATATCTCATGTCCAAGAAATATATCTAAATGGTGTCAAACTGTGA